The genomic segment GATGGGATTTTTGAATGCGGTCCGCCCAGTGCTTGAAAAGCTCTCGCAGACAACTGAGGAAACAGCATATTTCAACATCTGGGACGGCAGTGAAGCTGTCGTCGTCGATCAGGCGGTTGGGCCCAACGCGGTCACGCACTTCGCCCCATTGGGGATGAGAAACCCCGCGCACTGCACTGCAACTGGGAAAGTACTTTTGGCCTTTGCTTCAGAATCCGAGGTCGATGCCGTCTTATCGGTTGGCCTGCACAAGTATACGCCCAGCAGCGTCACGGACCCGGTTACACTGCGAGAACAACTCGCGGATATCCGTGCGAATGGCGTTGCTCTAAATATCGGTGAACTTGCCAGTGATGTCGGCGCAATCGCCGCCATCGTCCGCAAAGAACATGGTGCCATAGCAGGTGCCATCGCCGTCAGTGTACCCCTTTACCGGTTTGGCAGGGACCGCCAAGAAGAACTTCGTAAAATGGTCTTGGAAGCCGCAAAATCCCTGTCCCAGCGTTTAAGCTAAGCAAGACGCTTCGGTGCTGATTAACTGCACAAGGCATCTTCGAGCACCGAAAAGCCCTCATTAATCA from the Limibacillus halophilus genome contains:
- a CDS encoding IclR family transcriptional regulator; its protein translation is MAPLAGMKTVRHAIVVLRCFSVAESLLGVNEIARRTGLHKSSVSRLVATLEEAHLLERDTATKRLRLGDGLLTIAAPLFSKMGFLNAVRPVLEKLSQTTEETAYFNIWDGSEAVVVDQAVGPNAVTHFAPLGMRNPAHCTATGKVLLAFASESEVDAVLSVGLHKYTPSSVTDPVTLREQLADIRANGVALNIGELASDVGAIAAIVRKEHGAIAGAIAVSVPLYRFGRDRQEELRKMVLEAAKSLSQRLS